One part of the uncultured Bacteroides sp. genome encodes these proteins:
- a CDS encoding SIS domain-containing protein produces the protein MIESIKDLLNKEAEAVRNIPITDAYEKAVKLIVEQIHIKGGKLVTTGMGKAGQIAMNISTTFCSTGIPSVFLHPSEAQHGDLGIFQKNDLLLLISNSGKTREIVELTQLSRVLNPNLKFIVITGNPDSPLAQESDICLCTGNPKEVCALGMTPTTSTTMMTVIGDILVVETMKQTGFTIEEYSKRHHGGYLGEKSREICEK, from the coding sequence ATGATTGAATCAATCAAAGATCTATTAAACAAAGAAGCCGAAGCCGTAAGAAATATTCCAATTACAGATGCTTACGAAAAAGCTGTAAAACTAATAGTAGAACAAATACATATTAAAGGGGGAAAGCTGGTAACTACCGGAATGGGTAAAGCCGGACAGATTGCAATGAACATTTCTACAACCTTCTGTTCTACCGGAATTCCTTCTGTGTTTCTTCACCCTAGTGAAGCACAACACGGTGATTTGGGCATTTTTCAAAAGAATGACTTATTATTGCTAATATCTAATTCTGGCAAAACAAGAGAAATTGTTGAGCTTACACAGCTTTCCAGAGTTCTTAATCCTAATTTAAAGTTTATCGTTATAACAGGTAACCCGGACAGTCCGTTAGCACAAGAGTCGGACATTTGTCTTTGTACAGGAAATCCCAAAGAAGTTTGTGCATTAGGAATGACTCCAACAACTTCTACTACTATGATGACAGTTATTGGTGATATTCTGGTTGTAGAAACAATGAAACAAACAGGCTTTACTATTGAAGAGTACTCTAAACGCCATCACGGTGGATATCTAGGCGAGAAATCAAGAGAAATATGCGAAAAGTAA
- a CDS encoding carbohydrate kinase, whose translation MRKVIGIGETILDIIFQNEQPSAAVPGGSVFNGIISLGRMNVDVCFISEIGNDKVGNIIKRFMEENNVKTDHINIFPDGKSPVSLAFLNENNDAEYLFYKDYPKQRLDIAFPTINEDDILIFGSFYALNPVLRDKMTELLDYAKERKAIIYYDPNFRSTHKYEAMKLAPAIIENLEYADIVRGSDEDFINMYNLNDIDKIYKNKIQFYCPIFLCTEGNKSISLRSKQVSKEYTVEPIDAVSTIGAGDNFNAGIIYGILKYGISYHELSNLSETMWDKIIQCGKDFSAEVCKSFSNSISKDFAEKYQ comes from the coding sequence ATGCGAAAAGTAATTGGTATTGGCGAGACGATTCTCGACATCATTTTTCAGAACGAACAACCTTCGGCAGCAGTTCCGGGAGGTTCTGTATTTAATGGCATTATATCACTAGGCAGGATGAATGTCGATGTCTGTTTTATCAGTGAAATAGGGAATGATAAGGTAGGAAACATTATCAAAAGATTCATGGAAGAAAATAATGTGAAAACCGATCACATTAACATCTTTCCCGATGGCAAATCTCCTGTTTCACTAGCCTTTCTTAACGAAAATAATGATGCAGAGTATCTTTTCTACAAGGATTATCCCAAGCAGCGACTGGATATTGCCTTCCCTACTATTAACGAAGATGATATTCTTATATTCGGTTCCTTTTACGCACTCAATCCGGTTCTTAGAGATAAGATGACAGAGCTGCTGGATTACGCAAAAGAACGTAAAGCAATTATCTATTATGATCCAAACTTCAGGAGTACACATAAATACGAAGCTATGAAACTAGCTCCTGCTATTATTGAAAATCTGGAATATGCAGATATTGTAAGAGGATCCGACGAAGATTTTATCAATATGTATAATCTGAATGATATTGATAAAATCTATAAAAATAAAATACAATTCTATTGTCCTATTTTCCTTTGTACAGAAGGAAATAAATCAATAAGTTTACGATCAAAACAAGTATCGAAAGAGTACACAGTAGAACCTATTGATGCCGTAAGCACAATTGGAGCCGGAGATAACTTTAATGCAGGAATTATTTATGGTATTTTGAAGTATGGCATTAGCTATCATGAGCTTAGTAACTTAAGCGAGACTATGTGGGACAAGATTATACAGTGCGGAAAAGACTTCTCTGCAGAAGTATGCAAAAGTTTCAGCAATTCCATTTCAAAGGATTTTGCAGAAAAATATCAATAA